One segment of Vibrio gazogenes DNA contains the following:
- a CDS encoding Card1-like endonuclease domain-containing protein gives MTIHVGILDDDPVRLITPLLDHRIIGSHTVLIGDASQKTIYSRLHNVLEQHDISSEFYEIPSGSSVALIKRSIYQLAHDLKNRAQDIQLNASCGLRHRLLSVYEVFRTFQWPIFVVEPNSDCLCWLYPDDCQDAQVQDRITISDYLTIFGARGEFVERDTPPELDKKLCNIGASWASHALELGPGLATLNYLATTCRKEQCLDVALSEKQQGYKELSVLIQDLVNANIATYEHGILTFANEDARRFANGEWLETLVHSIVRKIQCGMPTIQDRSLNVQVYRQLGEREVRNELDVATVVNNKLHIIECKTKGMRDDGDDTLYKLESLRDLLGGLQARAMLVSFRPLRQNDITRAQDLGLALIGPEELKALETHLSHWFTQAGGRENLS, from the coding sequence ATGACCATTCATGTTGGCATCCTTGACGACGATCCAGTTCGTCTGATAACTCCGTTGCTTGATCACCGTATTATCGGTTCACATACCGTCCTGATCGGTGATGCTTCACAAAAAACCATTTATTCCCGGTTGCATAATGTTTTAGAACAACATGATATTAGTAGTGAATTTTACGAGATCCCATCAGGTTCAAGTGTGGCATTAATTAAACGCTCTATTTATCAATTGGCCCACGACCTGAAAAACAGAGCTCAAGATATTCAACTCAATGCCAGTTGCGGGCTTCGCCACCGTCTCCTTTCCGTTTATGAAGTTTTCAGAACATTCCAGTGGCCCATTTTTGTGGTTGAACCTAATTCTGACTGTCTGTGCTGGCTATATCCGGATGACTGCCAAGATGCGCAGGTTCAGGATCGGATTACCATCTCCGACTATTTAACAATCTTTGGTGCCCGAGGTGAGTTCGTTGAGCGGGATACGCCACCAGAGCTGGATAAAAAACTCTGTAATATCGGTGCATCATGGGCAAGTCATGCGCTCGAACTCGGTCCGGGTCTGGCAACGCTGAATTATCTGGCAACAACATGCAGAAAAGAACAATGCCTTGATGTCGCTTTGTCAGAAAAACAGCAAGGCTACAAAGAACTGAGTGTATTGATACAAGATCTTGTCAATGCCAATATTGCGACTTATGAACACGGTATATTAACGTTTGCCAATGAAGATGCCCGCCGATTTGCCAACGGAGAATGGCTAGAAACGCTGGTACACAGCATCGTCAGAAAAATTCAGTGTGGCATGCCGACAATTCAGGATCGCTCTTTAAACGTTCAAGTGTATCGTCAGTTGGGTGAGCGTGAAGTACGAAATGAGCTGGATGTCGCTACAGTGGTAAATAACAAACTACATATCATAGAATGTAAAACCAAGGGTATGAGAGACGACGGTGATGATACCTTGTATAAGCTTGAATCACTGAGAGACTTACTGGGTGGACTTCAGGCAAGAGCAATGCTCGTCAGCTTCCGTCCTCTCCGGCAAAACGACATTACCCGAGCACAGGATCTAGGACTGGCATTAATCGGTCCCGAAGAGTTAAAAGCGCTAGAAACACATTTATCACATTGGTTCACCCAAGCAGGCGGCCGAGAAAACCTTTCCTGA
- the dsbB gene encoding disulfide bond formation protein DsbB has product MVIFAKLNQFSQSRTFWVLLMLSILFFEMCALFFQHVLMLAPCVMCIYERVAVMGIGGAAILGLIAPQLAIFRWLGLFSWGYTAYSGLLLAHQHVEYQFHPSPFATCDAFVQFPQWAPLNQWMPWMFEAYGDCSKIVWQFLTLSMPQWLEIIFAINLFVAFIFLIAQFFKPKKRSLF; this is encoded by the coding sequence ATAGTGATCTTTGCCAAACTCAACCAGTTTTCTCAGTCCAGAACATTCTGGGTTTTACTGATGTTATCTATCCTATTTTTCGAAATGTGCGCACTCTTTTTCCAACATGTTTTGATGCTTGCACCCTGCGTCATGTGTATTTATGAAAGAGTCGCAGTGATGGGAATAGGTGGCGCAGCAATTCTGGGACTCATTGCACCCCAACTGGCAATATTCCGGTGGTTAGGCCTTTTCTCTTGGGGATACACCGCCTATTCAGGACTATTACTTGCACACCAGCATGTTGAGTATCAGTTCCATCCTTCACCATTTGCAACTTGTGATGCTTTTGTTCAATTCCCACAGTGGGCACCACTAAATCAATGGATGCCGTGGATGTTTGAAGCATATGGCGACTGTAGCAAAATTGTATGGCAATTTTTAACTTTATCGATGCCACAGTGGTTGGAAATCATTTTTGCAATCAATCTTTTTGTTGCTTTTATTTTCTTGATTGCTCAATTTTTTAAACCCAAAAAACGCAGTTTATTTTAA
- the nhaB gene encoding Na(+)/H(+) antiporter NhaB: protein MPISLGNAFIKNFLGKSPDWYKVAIITFLIVNPIVFFTISPFAAGWLLVVEFIFTLAMALKCYPLQPGGLLAIEAIVIGMTSPEQVKHELVANIEVLLLLMFMVAGIYFMKQLLLFIFTKILLEIRSKVILSLAFCIAAAFLSAFLDALTVIAVIISVAVGFYAIYHKVASGQGDHTQDEHLSDLTREDLENYRAFLRSLLLHAGIGTALGGVMTMVGEPQNLIIADQAGWSFGEFLIRMSPITVPVFISGILTCIAVEKLKIFGYGARLPDPVRQILRDYDRTQTQNRTNLDVAKLWIQGLIAIWLIVGLALHLASVGLIGLSVIIFATTFCGITEEHALGKAFEEALPFTALLAVFFSIVAVIVDQHLFKPVIDAVLHLKNADLQLAMFYVANGLLSMVSDNVFVGTVYIHEVKTALMEGIISRDQFDLLAVAINTGTNLPSVATPNGQAAFLFLLTSALAPLIRLSYGRMVMMALPYTIVLTLVGLVGVIFFLEPATANYYDLGWLSHHIPDVLKHASASLGHE from the coding sequence ATGCCGATTTCGTTAGGAAACGCGTTCATTAAAAATTTTCTGGGTAAATCACCAGATTGGTACAAAGTGGCAATTATTACTTTTCTCATTGTGAATCCAATTGTCTTTTTCACAATCAGCCCCTTTGCCGCAGGTTGGTTACTGGTTGTTGAGTTTATATTTACGCTAGCAATGGCCTTGAAATGCTATCCGCTTCAACCCGGTGGGTTACTTGCAATAGAAGCAATAGTCATAGGAATGACAAGCCCGGAGCAAGTTAAACATGAGTTAGTTGCGAATATTGAAGTCCTCTTACTTTTGATGTTTATGGTGGCAGGCATCTACTTCATGAAGCAACTGCTTCTCTTTATCTTCACCAAAATTCTTTTAGAAATACGTTCTAAAGTTATCTTATCTTTAGCATTTTGTATCGCTGCTGCGTTTCTTTCCGCATTCCTCGATGCCCTTACGGTAATTGCTGTCATCATTAGTGTTGCTGTTGGATTTTATGCCATCTACCACAAAGTTGCCTCTGGACAAGGTGACCATACACAAGATGAGCATTTATCAGACCTGACCAGAGAAGATCTGGAAAATTACCGAGCTTTTCTACGTTCACTACTCCTCCATGCTGGGATAGGAACTGCACTTGGCGGTGTGATGACGATGGTTGGTGAACCACAAAATCTGATTATTGCCGATCAGGCGGGATGGAGTTTCGGTGAATTTTTAATTCGTATGTCGCCGATCACCGTACCTGTTTTTATCAGTGGGATTCTCACCTGTATCGCAGTTGAGAAGCTGAAGATTTTCGGCTATGGCGCTCGACTCCCCGATCCCGTTCGGCAAATTCTACGTGATTATGATCGGACACAAACACAAAACCGAACTAATCTTGATGTCGCAAAACTATGGATTCAGGGATTAATTGCAATTTGGTTGATTGTCGGACTGGCTCTTCATCTTGCATCGGTTGGGCTGATCGGTCTTTCCGTGATCATTTTTGCAACCACATTCTGTGGCATTACCGAAGAGCACGCACTTGGAAAAGCATTTGAAGAAGCATTGCCCTTTACCGCTTTACTCGCGGTCTTCTTCTCGATCGTTGCGGTGATTGTCGATCAGCACTTATTTAAACCGGTAATCGATGCCGTATTACACCTGAAAAATGCAGACCTTCAACTCGCAATGTTCTACGTCGCGAATGGATTGCTTTCTATGGTTTCTGACAATGTATTCGTTGGTACCGTCTATATTCACGAGGTGAAAACCGCACTCATGGAAGGCATTATCTCACGCGATCAATTTGACCTATTAGCTGTTGCGATCAATACCGGGACAAATTTGCCCTCAGTTGCAACCCCGAATGGACAAGCTGCGTTTTTGTTCCTTCTGACCTCTGCACTAGCGCCACTCATCCGACTCTCTTACGGACGAATGGTGATGATGGCCCTGCCATATACGATTGTTTTAACACTTGTTGGTTTGGTCGGGGTCATCTTTTTCCTTGAGCCAGCAACAGCGAATTATTATGATCTGGGTTGGTTATCACACCACATCCCAGACGTATTAAAACATGCATCAGCATCACTGGGTCATGAATAA
- the fadR gene encoding fatty acid metabolism transcriptional regulator FadR: MVIKAKSPAGFAEKYIIESIWNGRFAPGSILPAERELSELIGVTRTTLREVLQRLARDGWLTIQHGKPTKVNQFMETSGLHILDTLMTLDAENATSIVEDLLAARTNISPIFMRYAFRLNQTQSEKTIKRVIGSCEALLDADSWEQFMADSPYSEKISQHVKDDGEGDKEAREQKLLAKTFNFYDYMLFQRLAFHSGNQIYGLIFNGLKKLYDRVGSYYFSNPKARVLALEFYKDLLSICSNGADKLEHLSACIRQYGIESRQIWNDMKRSLPTSFTEDDG; the protein is encoded by the coding sequence ATGGTCATTAAGGCGAAAAGCCCAGCAGGCTTTGCAGAAAAGTATATTATTGAAAGTATCTGGAATGGGCGGTTTGCGCCGGGGTCGATTCTCCCGGCAGAAAGAGAATTGTCCGAACTGATTGGGGTGACCAGAACGACATTAAGAGAAGTGCTGCAACGGTTAGCTCGTGATGGCTGGTTGACAATACAGCATGGTAAGCCGACGAAAGTGAATCAGTTTATGGAAACCTCTGGTTTGCATATTTTGGATACTTTGATGACGCTGGATGCTGAAAATGCAACCAGTATTGTTGAAGACTTACTGGCGGCAAGAACCAATATCAGTCCGATTTTCATGCGTTACGCATTTCGACTGAATCAGACCCAGTCTGAAAAAACGATTAAGCGAGTGATTGGATCGTGTGAAGCGTTACTGGATGCTGATTCATGGGAGCAATTCATGGCTGATTCCCCATACTCCGAAAAAATTTCACAGCACGTGAAAGATGATGGCGAGGGTGATAAAGAAGCTCGTGAACAGAAGCTATTGGCGAAAACGTTCAATTTTTATGATTACATGTTGTTCCAGCGTTTGGCTTTCCATTCTGGCAATCAAATCTACGGTCTGATCTTTAACGGTTTGAAAAAATTGTATGATCGTGTCGGTAGTTACTACTTCTCAAATCCTAAAGCACGTGTGCTCGCGTTAGAGTTTTATAAAGACTTGCTATCGATCTGCTCGAACGGGGCGGATAAATTAGAGCATCTTTCTGCTTGCATTCGCCAGTACGGGATTGAAAGTCGACAAATTTGGAATGACATGAAGCGTTCATTGCCAACAAGTTTTACTGAAGATGATGGTTAA
- the lrp gene encoding leucine-responsive transcriptional regulator Lrp: MADNYKKPSKDLDRIDRNILNELQKDGRISNVELSKRVGLSPTPCLERVRRLERQNYITGYTALLNPQYLDASLLVFVEITLNRGAPDVFEQFNTAVQKLDDIQECHLVSGDFDYLLKTRVSDMGAYRKLLGDTLLRLPGVNDTRTYVVMEEVKQTNQLVIKVR, translated from the coding sequence ATGGCAGACAACTATAAAAAGCCGTCCAAGGATTTAGACCGGATCGATCGCAACATTTTGAATGAGTTGCAGAAAGATGGCCGGATTTCAAATGTAGAGTTATCCAAACGTGTTGGATTGTCTCCAACCCCCTGTTTGGAACGTGTGAGACGACTTGAGCGTCAGAACTATATCACGGGATACACAGCACTTCTGAATCCGCAGTATCTTGATGCGTCATTACTTGTTTTTGTTGAAATTACATTGAATCGTGGGGCTCCGGATGTATTTGAACAATTCAATACAGCGGTACAAAAACTAGACGACATTCAGGAATGTCATCTTGTTTCAGGAGATTTTGACTATTTGTTGAAAACCAGGGTATCGGATATGGGTGCTTATCGTAAACTTTTGGGCGATACGCTATTACGACTACCTGGCGTAAACGATACGCGAACCTATGTGGTGATGGAAGAAGTGAAGCAGACAAATCAGTTAGTCATCAAAGTTCGTTAG
- the hinT gene encoding purine nucleoside phosphoramidase: MAEETIFSKIIRKEIPAEILYQDELVTAFRDINPRVPSHILIVPNQLIPTVNDVEDADEAALGRLFTVAKKLAEQEGIAQDGYRLIMNCNAHGGQEVYHIHMHLLGGQPLGPLLMN, translated from the coding sequence ATGGCCGAAGAAACAATTTTTAGCAAGATTATTCGCAAAGAAATCCCAGCAGAAATTCTTTATCAGGATGAATTGGTCACGGCATTCCGGGATATTAATCCGCGAGTACCAAGTCATATTCTGATTGTACCCAATCAACTGATTCCGACAGTGAATGATGTTGAAGATGCAGATGAAGCCGCTTTAGGTCGTCTTTTCACTGTGGCGAAGAAGTTGGCTGAGCAAGAAGGCATTGCTCAAGATGGTTATCGACTGATTATGAACTGCAATGCGCATGGCGGGCAGGAAGTTTATCATATACATATGCATCTGCTGGGAGGACAACCGCTGGGGCCGCTCTTGATGAACTAA
- a CDS encoding DNA translocase FtsK, translating to MFKENKSKVETIIKTRAEVTTSARLNGIQRLKESVLILAVLLSVFFSVALLTFSPADPSWSQTAWGGELHNAGGYIGAWIADTLFFTFGSLAYPLPLVITLLAWGGLRARDEDESCDFMLWGTRLLGFVVVLLTSCGLADINFDDLWYFSSGGVVGDVLSSLALPTFNILGSTLIFLFLWGAGFTLLTGISWLTIVEWLGDQAIAFAQKGVSLFRRGEKETILSPGIESSAALLERDIQNRLSPTEAVVESDYTDTASEPTSDSPGDYSFTDRSLTDNVRRFNIHIPQSEQDVEDDGTQGQQVATDVNDEWSERNKRFSATIEELDKAAQQHDDFAQGDWDDESIEDTSATTEVVNHSFGSVDVDIRENEPTISSLDTLDDEPDRPEVQDESDEDVVAFQNLVSEAKKTESAKQNPFLVQPTIDLPTPTEPLPTLELLYHPEKRENFIDQDMLTEVARLVESKLLDYKIQASVVGIYPGPVITRFELDLAPGVKVSRISGLSTDLARSLSTPAVRVVEVIPGKPYVGLELPNLSRQTVYLSDVVSSDKFKRSKSPTTIVLGQDIAGDAVIADLAKMPHVLVAGTTGSGKSVGVNVMILSMLYKATPEEVRFIMIDPKMLELSIYEGIPHLLSEVVTDMKDAANALRWCVAEMERRYKLMSVVGVRNIKGFNEKLDMAAKAGHPIHDPLWKDGDSMDAEPPLLERLPFIVVVVDEFADLMMVVGKKVEELIARLAQKARAAGIHLILATQRPSVDVITGLIKANIPTRVAFTVSTKTDSRTILDQGGAESLLGMGDMLYLPPGSSHTIRVHGAFASDDDVHAVVNNWKARGKPDYIAEIVSGDQGPEALLPGEQLESDEDIDPLFDQVVEHVVETRRGSVSGVQRRFKIGYNRAARIVEQLEAQGIVSAPGHNGNREVLAPPPIRD from the coding sequence ATGTTCAAAGAGAACAAAAGTAAAGTCGAAACCATTATCAAAACCAGAGCTGAGGTCACGACTTCAGCTCGCTTAAATGGCATTCAACGGCTGAAAGAGAGTGTTTTGATTTTGGCTGTCCTCCTCTCCGTTTTTTTCTCCGTGGCTTTATTGACATTTAGCCCTGCTGACCCGTCTTGGTCTCAGACCGCTTGGGGTGGAGAGCTACATAATGCCGGTGGATATATCGGTGCCTGGATCGCCGATACACTCTTCTTTACTTTTGGGTCGCTGGCATATCCACTTCCTTTGGTGATTACGCTCCTTGCATGGGGAGGACTTCGCGCTCGTGATGAGGATGAATCCTGCGATTTTATGCTCTGGGGGACCCGTTTACTCGGTTTCGTGGTGGTTCTGCTGACAAGTTGTGGCTTGGCTGACATCAATTTTGATGACTTGTGGTATTTCTCTTCTGGCGGTGTTGTTGGTGATGTTTTAAGTAGTCTGGCACTACCAACATTCAATATCTTGGGCAGTACGTTGATTTTCCTGTTTCTTTGGGGGGCTGGTTTTACATTACTGACTGGCATCTCATGGTTGACGATTGTGGAGTGGCTTGGGGATCAGGCCATTGCATTCGCACAAAAAGGTGTGTCACTGTTTCGGAGAGGGGAGAAGGAGACCATTCTGTCCCCTGGGATTGAATCATCGGCTGCTTTGCTTGAACGTGATATTCAAAATCGTCTGTCACCGACTGAAGCTGTGGTTGAATCGGATTATACAGATACAGCATCAGAACCGACGAGTGATTCCCCTGGCGACTACTCTTTTACGGACCGTTCTCTTACTGATAATGTTCGCCGCTTTAATATCCACATCCCTCAGAGTGAGCAGGATGTGGAGGATGATGGAACACAAGGGCAACAAGTTGCAACGGATGTCAATGATGAATGGTCTGAACGAAATAAACGGTTTTCTGCAACAATAGAAGAATTGGATAAAGCCGCACAGCAACATGATGACTTTGCTCAAGGCGATTGGGACGATGAGTCAATTGAGGATACGTCCGCTACGACAGAGGTGGTCAACCACTCATTTGGATCCGTTGATGTTGATATTCGTGAAAATGAACCAACAATTTCCAGCTTAGATACACTCGATGATGAACCGGATCGTCCTGAGGTACAAGATGAGTCAGATGAAGATGTTGTTGCTTTCCAAAACTTAGTGTCTGAAGCGAAGAAGACCGAATCGGCAAAACAAAATCCGTTTTTAGTGCAGCCGACTATCGATCTACCTACACCGACAGAGCCATTACCCACTTTAGAGTTGCTGTATCATCCGGAGAAAAGAGAAAACTTTATTGATCAGGATATGCTGACGGAAGTGGCAAGGTTGGTTGAGTCTAAGCTATTGGATTATAAGATTCAGGCAAGTGTTGTGGGGATTTATCCCGGTCCGGTCATTACTCGGTTCGAACTTGATTTAGCGCCGGGAGTGAAAGTGAGCCGAATTTCGGGATTATCAACAGACTTAGCTCGTTCCCTGTCAACACCGGCAGTTCGAGTCGTCGAGGTCATTCCGGGGAAACCTTATGTTGGTTTGGAATTGCCAAACTTGAGCCGTCAGACGGTCTACTTGTCTGATGTCGTCAGCAGTGACAAATTCAAGCGGTCAAAATCTCCGACGACAATTGTACTCGGTCAAGATATTGCCGGTGATGCTGTGATTGCCGATTTAGCCAAAATGCCTCATGTCTTAGTTGCAGGAACGACCGGTTCAGGGAAATCCGTCGGGGTGAATGTGATGATCCTCAGTATGCTATATAAGGCGACACCGGAAGAAGTCCGATTTATCATGATTGACCCGAAAATGTTGGAGCTTTCAATCTATGAAGGCATTCCTCATCTTCTGTCAGAGGTTGTGACGGATATGAAGGATGCAGCCAATGCATTGCGTTGGTGTGTGGCGGAGATGGAGCGTCGCTACAAGCTGATGTCGGTTGTTGGTGTTCGGAACATTAAAGGCTTCAATGAGAAGTTGGATATGGCTGCCAAAGCTGGGCATCCGATTCATGATCCACTCTGGAAGGATGGTGATAGCATGGATGCAGAACCACCACTTCTGGAGAGACTACCTTTTATTGTGGTCGTAGTCGATGAATTTGCCGACTTGATGATGGTGGTTGGTAAGAAGGTTGAAGAACTGATCGCCCGTTTGGCTCAGAAAGCGAGGGCTGCGGGAATTCATTTGATTTTGGCAACCCAACGTCCTTCGGTTGATGTCATTACGGGATTGATTAAAGCAAACATTCCGACTCGAGTCGCATTTACTGTTTCAACCAAGACCGATTCTCGTACCATTCTTGATCAAGGAGGGGCGGAATCTCTGTTGGGAATGGGAGACATGCTTTATTTGCCACCTGGATCCAGTCACACCATCCGCGTTCATGGGGCATTTGCTTCTGATGATGATGTTCATGCCGTCGTCAATAACTGGAAGGCCAGAGGAAAACCCGACTACATTGCAGAAATTGTCAGTGGGGATCAAGGACCGGAAGCATTGTTACCGGGAGAGCAACTCGAAAGTGATGAAGATATCGATCCACTATTTGATCAAGTTGTTGAACACGTTGTTGAAACGCGAAGAGGCTCGGTTTCTGGGGTGCAGCGACGCTTCAAGATTGGATACAATCGTGCAGCTAGAATTGTCGAGCAGTTAGAGGCTCAGGGGATTGTCAGTGCTCCGGGACACAATGGTAATCGGGAAGTGCTAGCCCCGCCGCCGATCAGAGATTAA
- the miaE gene encoding tRNA isopentenyl-2-thiomethyl-A-37 hydroxylase MiaE, producing the protein MTSNDQYQQLLQPIHDFLRCETPEAWINEAKKPENLKTILIDHLLCELKAGQSAMYLIRKYAVDATSASALLTWFKPYEDFAYRKLGALTDLKGKSQLSKTIMAKANSSYSQDLIDKMVLLIKEELHHFYQVLEIMEKKEIPYENIPAGRYAKGLLSQVKTYEPDALIDKLIIGAYIEARSCERFAKLAPHMDDDIAKFYVSLLRSEARHYQDYLTLAQQIAHQDISKRIDTIGKTEAELILSPDLCFRFHSGLPC; encoded by the coding sequence ATGACCAGTAACGACCAGTATCAACAATTACTCCAACCCATTCATGACTTTCTACGATGTGAGACCCCGGAAGCGTGGATTAACGAGGCGAAAAAGCCGGAGAATTTAAAAACCATTCTGATTGATCATCTTCTATGTGAATTGAAGGCCGGACAATCGGCAATGTATCTTATCCGTAAGTACGCGGTCGATGCGACCAGTGCATCCGCTCTGCTTACATGGTTTAAACCTTATGAAGATTTTGCTTATCGCAAATTAGGCGCTCTGACGGATCTGAAAGGGAAAAGTCAGCTATCCAAAACAATCATGGCGAAAGCTAATTCATCGTACAGCCAAGATTTAATCGATAAAATGGTCTTACTGATCAAAGAAGAACTCCACCACTTCTATCAAGTGCTTGAGATTATGGAGAAAAAAGAGATTCCCTATGAGAATATTCCTGCCGGTCGTTATGCTAAAGGACTATTGTCACAGGTAAAAACCTATGAGCCGGATGCTCTCATCGATAAGTTAATTATTGGCGCCTATATTGAAGCAAGATCATGTGAACGTTTTGCCAAACTTGCACCACACATGGATGACGATATCGCGAAATTTTACGTGTCTTTGTTACGTTCCGAAGCACGACATTATCAAGACTACTTAACACTGGCCCAACAAATTGCGCATCAAGATATTTCTAAGCGAATCGATACGATAGGAAAAACCGAAGCCGAACTGATACTTTCTCCCGACCTTTGCTTCAGATTTCACAGTGGCCTCCCTTGTTGA
- the cysB gene encoding HTH-type transcriptional regulator CysB, translating to MKLQQLKYIVEVVNHNLNVSATAESLYTSQPGISKQVRLLEDELGIQIFERSGKHLTQVTSAGEDIVKISQEILSRVEGIKAVASEHTHPEMGTLNISTTHTQARYALPDVIKGFTARYPKVSLHMHQGTPSQMSEAIAKGIANFAIATEALHLYQDAIMLPCYHWNRSIVVPKGHPLAQRDKLSIEELATYPLVTYVFGFTGRSELDMAFDQVGLTPRVVFTATDADVIKTYVRIGMGVGVIASMAVDKVRDADLVAIDASHIFGSSTTSIGFRRGTFLRSYMFDFMERFAPHLTRPVVEQAISLKSNQEIDEMFKDIQLPVR from the coding sequence ATGAAGCTACAGCAGTTAAAATACATTGTGGAGGTGGTGAATCATAATTTGAATGTTTCAGCTACAGCCGAAAGTTTGTACACATCTCAACCGGGAATTAGTAAGCAGGTTCGTTTACTTGAAGATGAGCTTGGAATTCAGATATTCGAACGGAGTGGTAAACATCTGACCCAGGTGACTTCTGCCGGGGAAGATATCGTTAAAATTTCACAGGAAATTCTTTCTCGGGTTGAAGGGATTAAAGCAGTCGCCAGCGAACACACTCACCCAGAAATGGGGACATTAAATATCTCGACAACTCATACACAAGCCCGTTATGCACTGCCGGATGTGATTAAAGGGTTTACCGCCAGATATCCTAAAGTTTCTTTACACATGCATCAAGGAACGCCAAGTCAGATGTCAGAAGCGATTGCGAAAGGGATCGCGAACTTTGCTATTGCAACCGAAGCACTACATTTGTATCAAGATGCAATCATGTTACCTTGTTATCACTGGAATCGTTCGATTGTGGTGCCAAAAGGGCATCCTTTAGCACAACGAGATAAGCTAAGCATCGAAGAGTTAGCGACATATCCCTTGGTCACTTATGTGTTTGGATTTACAGGGCGCTCTGAACTGGATATGGCATTTGATCAGGTTGGATTGACTCCGCGAGTTGTCTTTACCGCCACGGATGCCGATGTCATTAAGACTTACGTCCGAATCGGTATGGGAGTCGGGGTGATTGCCAGCATGGCAGTTGATAAAGTCCGTGATGCAGATCTAGTGGCAATTGATGCCAGCCATATTTTTGGTTCGAGCACCACGAGTATCGGTTTTCGTCGAGGGACCTTTCTACGTTCTTATATGTTTGATTTTATGGAACGTTTTGCACCTCATTTGACTCGTCCTGTGGTGGAACAAGCGATATCTCTGAAGTCGAATCAGGAAATTGATGAGATGTTTAAGGATATTCAACTGCCTGTGCGCTAA
- a CDS encoding DNA repair protein — MSIGLIIALVGILLLLILGYNIMLQYKVKVEAARKHESTRYVAIIDATEDLIGNAHHVPYSKDLLLCLNNRILDALQNMYELDPKNKQLAHRIENMQGQVKNLRENHPNQDSTTFKSPTNDKQAITMLKLVKRLRDTVRSEHNKGRLDTQAYVTENARLEMIQIRINIENVIKRANESIVRGQPGTAIQLLKKGIDVLSTKNDAYSNQAREKLQTMYDELENKRQQKQTSIIEAQGDRERDDDMEALFGEKKKW; from the coding sequence ATGAGTATAGGATTAATCATTGCCTTGGTGGGCATATTGCTCCTTCTGATTTTAGGCTACAACATTATGTTGCAGTACAAAGTCAAAGTCGAAGCAGCGAGAAAACACGAGTCTACTCGTTATGTCGCGATCATTGATGCCACTGAAGACCTAATTGGTAACGCCCATCATGTCCCTTACAGTAAGGACTTGTTGCTGTGTCTGAATAATCGGATTTTAGATGCACTACAAAATATGTACGAGCTAGACCCTAAAAACAAACAATTGGCACATCGTATCGAAAACATGCAGGGGCAAGTAAAAAATCTACGTGAAAATCATCCGAATCAGGACAGTACAACATTCAAGTCACCAACCAATGATAAACAAGCGATTACAATGCTCAAGCTTGTAAAACGTCTGAGAGATACAGTTCGGAGCGAACATAATAAAGGACGTTTGGATACTCAGGCGTATGTGACAGAAAATGCACGTCTGGAAATGATTCAGATACGCATCAATATTGAGAATGTCATCAAACGAGCCAATGAGTCGATTGTGCGCGGACAACCCGGAACGGCGATTCAACTTCTGAAGAAAGGTATCGATGTCCTTAGTACAAAAAATGATGCTTATTCAAATCAAGCTCGGGAAAAACTGCAAACCATGTACGATGAGCTCGAGAACAAGCGCCAACAGAAACAAACATCGATTATTGAAGCGCAAGGCGATCGAGAACGAGATGACGATATGGAAGCCCTGTTCGGTGAGAAGAAAAAGTGGTAG